One Amorphoplanes digitatis genomic window carries:
- a CDS encoding aminotransferase class V-fold PLP-dependent enzyme: MSLLPQHTELDVIGAGLTVRLPGGDTVPFAHLDYAASAPCVRAAADAVEGLLPWYGSVHRGAGVRSRTSTLEYERARDIVAGFVGARPGDAVVFTRNTTDALNLLARCLPADVTTIVFDGEHHANLLPWPATLRLATPSSPDAAVEALDRALRSLRGPALLAVTGASNVTGEVWPVRRLADVAHRHGARVVVDAAQLAPHSPVDLAELGADYLALSGHKLYAPFGAGVLAGRADWLDTAAPYLRGGGASASVGDDAVTWATGPARHEGGTPNLLGAVSLAAVCAALGRADRAALHEREQSLLARLRDGLAGVPGVAEVSAFGAAQPRVGIVSLALPGGDAAEVADRLADEHGIGVRAGQFCAHPLARRLTGAAGVTGCDTATAALLRVSFGLGTTDGDIDRFVAAIGALTSGAAGRQLVGVRAGR, encoded by the coding sequence ATGTCCCTGTTGCCGCAGCACACCGAGCTCGACGTCATCGGCGCCGGGCTCACCGTCCGGCTACCGGGCGGGGACACCGTCCCGTTCGCCCACCTCGACTACGCCGCGTCGGCACCCTGCGTCCGCGCCGCGGCCGACGCCGTCGAGGGCCTGCTGCCCTGGTACGGCAGCGTCCACCGCGGCGCGGGCGTCCGCTCCCGGACCTCGACGCTGGAGTACGAGCGCGCCCGCGACATCGTCGCGGGCTTCGTCGGCGCGCGGCCGGGCGACGCGGTGGTCTTCACCCGCAACACCACCGACGCGCTCAACCTGCTCGCCAGGTGCCTGCCGGCGGACGTCACCACGATCGTCTTCGACGGCGAGCACCACGCGAACCTGCTGCCCTGGCCGGCGACGCTGCGGCTGGCGACGCCGTCGAGCCCGGACGCGGCCGTCGAGGCCCTGGACCGGGCGCTGCGCTCGCTGCGCGGCCCGGCACTGCTCGCCGTCACCGGCGCGAGCAACGTGACCGGGGAGGTCTGGCCGGTCCGGCGCCTCGCCGACGTCGCGCACCGCCACGGTGCCCGCGTCGTCGTCGACGCCGCGCAACTGGCGCCGCACTCCCCCGTCGACCTCGCCGAGCTCGGCGCCGACTATCTGGCGCTGTCCGGCCACAAGCTCTACGCGCCGTTCGGCGCGGGCGTGCTGGCGGGCCGCGCCGACTGGCTGGACACGGCCGCGCCCTACCTGCGCGGCGGCGGCGCCAGCGCGTCCGTCGGCGACGACGCCGTCACGTGGGCCACCGGCCCGGCCCGGCACGAGGGCGGCACGCCGAACCTGCTCGGCGCGGTCTCCCTGGCGGCGGTCTGCGCGGCGCTGGGCCGGGCCGACCGGGCCGCGCTGCACGAGCGGGAGCAGAGCCTGCTGGCCCGGCTGCGCGACGGCCTGGCCGGGGTGCCCGGCGTCGCCGAGGTCAGCGCGTTCGGCGCCGCGCAGCCGCGGGTGGGAATCGTGTCGCTCGCGCTGCCCGGCGGCGACGCCGCGGAGGTCGCCGACCGGCTCGCCGACGAGCACGGCATCGGGGTGCGGGCCGGCCAGTTCTGCGCGCACCCGCTCGCACGCCGGCTCACCGGCGCCGCCGGCGTGACCGGCTGCGACACCGCGACGGCGGCCCTGCTGCGGGTCAGCTTCGGGCTGGGCACCACCGACGGCGACATCGACCGGTTCGTCGCCGCCATCGGCGCGCTGACCTCCGGCGCCGCCGGACGGCAGCTGGTCGGGGTGCGCGCCGGCCGGTGA
- a CDS encoding methionine ABC transporter ATP-binding protein: MIQIEDLRKTYRSRRRDVVAVDGVDLGVRQGEIFGVLGQSGAGKSTLLRCVNLLERPDAGTVVVDGLELTALRERPLRAARRRVGMVHQHFALLSSRTAAGNVALPLEVTGMPRADRARRVAELLELVGLEQRAAAYPAQLSGGQKQRVGIARALAAGPQVLLSDEATSALDPETTGSILDLLLDLNRRLGLTILLITHEMDVVRRICHSAAVMRDGRFAESGQVADLLRRPGSELARGLFPLPPAPHRPGETVVDVTVSGEAADEPILAGLARALDLDVRILDGAVQSLAATRAGRLRIALPGSADDNAPALRHLRERGALAEVAA, from the coding sequence GTGATTCAGATCGAGGATCTCCGCAAGACCTACCGCTCGCGGCGCCGCGACGTCGTCGCCGTCGACGGCGTCGACCTCGGCGTCCGGCAGGGCGAGATCTTCGGTGTGCTGGGCCAGAGCGGCGCCGGCAAGAGCACGCTGCTGCGCTGCGTCAACCTGCTGGAGCGGCCCGACGCGGGAACGGTCGTCGTCGACGGCCTCGAGCTGACGGCGCTGCGCGAGCGGCCGCTGCGCGCGGCCCGGCGCCGGGTCGGCATGGTGCACCAGCACTTCGCGCTGCTCTCCTCGCGCACGGCCGCCGGCAACGTGGCGTTGCCGCTCGAGGTGACCGGCATGCCGCGCGCCGACCGGGCCCGCCGGGTGGCGGAGCTGCTCGAGCTCGTCGGGCTCGAGCAGCGCGCCGCCGCGTACCCGGCGCAGCTCTCCGGCGGCCAGAAGCAGCGCGTCGGCATCGCCCGCGCGCTCGCCGCCGGGCCGCAGGTCCTGCTCTCCGACGAGGCGACCTCCGCCCTCGACCCGGAGACCACCGGCTCGATCCTCGACCTGCTGCTCGACCTGAACCGGCGGCTCGGCCTGACCATCCTGCTGATCACCCACGAGATGGACGTGGTCAGGCGGATCTGCCACTCGGCGGCGGTCATGCGCGACGGCCGCTTCGCCGAGTCCGGGCAGGTCGCCGACCTGCTGCGCCGCCCCGGTTCGGAGCTCGCCCGCGGGCTCTTCCCGCTGCCACCGGCGCCGCACCGGCCAGGTGAGACGGTCGTCGACGTCACGGTCAGCGGCGAGGCGGCCGACGAGCCGATCCTGGCCGGGCTCGCCCGGGCCCTCGACCTCGACGTGCGCATTCTCGACGGCGCCGTGCAGAGCCTCGCGGCGACCCGCGCCGGGCGCCTGCGGATCGCGCTGCCCGGCAGCGCGGACGACAACGCCCCGGCGCTGCGGCATCTGCGCGAGCGGGGCGCCCTGGCGGAGGTGGCCGCGTGA
- a CDS encoding methionine ABC transporter permease, whose protein sequence is MTWPELSELLWAGLRETAWMVGCAALLTAVGGLLLGILLVLTDRGGLLAAPPLNALLGLIVNVGRSLPFIILLVAVIPFTRAVVGTTIGTTAAIVPLTIGAIPFYARIVETAIREVPGDVVSAAVAMGASRRQIVGKVLLREARPGLVAGLTITVVALVGYSAMAGVVGGGGLGDLAIRYGYQRFETEVMIATVVLLVVFVQAIQTLGDLVVRRLSHR, encoded by the coding sequence GTGACCTGGCCGGAATTGAGCGAACTGCTCTGGGCCGGGCTGCGGGAGACGGCCTGGATGGTCGGCTGCGCCGCCCTGCTCACCGCCGTCGGCGGCCTGCTGCTCGGCATCCTGCTGGTGCTGACCGACCGCGGCGGGCTGCTCGCCGCGCCGCCGCTCAACGCGCTGCTCGGCCTGATCGTCAACGTCGGACGGTCGCTGCCGTTCATCATCCTGCTGGTCGCGGTCATCCCGTTCACCCGCGCGGTGGTCGGCACCACCATCGGCACCACCGCGGCGATCGTGCCGCTGACCATCGGCGCCATCCCGTTCTACGCCCGCATCGTCGAGACGGCGATCCGCGAGGTACCCGGCGACGTCGTCTCGGCCGCGGTCGCCATGGGCGCGTCCCGGCGTCAGATCGTCGGCAAGGTCCTGCTCCGCGAGGCCCGCCCGGGCCTGGTCGCCGGCCTCACCATCACCGTCGTCGCGCTCGTCGGCTACTCCGCCATGGCCGGCGTCGTCGGCGGCGGCGGCCTCGGAGACCTCGCCATCCGGTACGGCTACCAGCGCTTCGAGACCGAGGTCATGATCGCGACAGTGGTGCTCCTCGTCGTGTTCGTGCAAGCCATCCAGACGCTGGGCGACCTCGTCGTCCGGCGCCTGTCCCACCGATAA